The following proteins are co-located in the Pirellulales bacterium genome:
- a CDS encoding phytanoyl-CoA dioxygenase family protein, translated as MRDLSTVHGPVGTLFANSFETAGPVLSTEQLAQFERDGFVTNVPLLSPEQCDALCAELAEFFLPDHEGRELWYEYHTNESTTPETTLFHALGAWRLRPGFHDLVWHRPLVEAARQLLGGPPRFWHDQLFCKPARHGGVVAWHQDYSYWTRTQPMRHLTCWLPLDDCDAENGSIQYVVGSHRWDLLPRTELAGDMEGIRQLLSDEQCQALENPVAVIARRGEACFHHPLTVHGSPANRSDRPRRVAVVNFFVDGTCSASPEPLLAGVPAVSPGEPLAGPFFPLLA; from the coding sequence ATGCGCGATCTCTCCACGGTTCATGGGCCGGTCGGTACGTTGTTTGCGAACTCGTTCGAGACCGCCGGTCCTGTGTTGTCGACCGAGCAGCTTGCCCAGTTCGAGCGCGACGGCTTCGTGACGAACGTGCCGCTCCTTTCGCCTGAACAGTGCGATGCGCTGTGCGCCGAGCTCGCCGAGTTCTTTCTCCCCGACCACGAAGGTCGTGAGTTGTGGTACGAGTACCACACGAACGAATCGACGACCCCGGAGACGACGCTGTTTCATGCCTTGGGGGCGTGGCGGTTGCGACCTGGGTTTCACGACTTGGTGTGGCATCGGCCGTTGGTCGAGGCGGCGCGGCAGCTCTTGGGCGGTCCGCCGCGGTTCTGGCACGACCAGCTCTTCTGCAAGCCGGCCCGGCACGGCGGCGTGGTCGCTTGGCACCAGGACTATTCCTATTGGACCCGCACCCAACCGATGCGGCACCTTACCTGCTGGTTGCCGCTGGACGACTGCGACGCCGAGAACGGTTCGATCCAGTACGTCGTCGGCAGCCATCGCTGGGATTTGCTGCCGCGGACCGAGTTGGCGGGGGACATGGAAGGGATTCGCCAGTTGCTGTCCGACGAGCAATGCCAGGCGCTCGAAAACCCGGTCGCCGTGATTGCGCGTCGCGGGGAGGCGTGTTTTCACCATCCGCTCACGGTGCACGGTTCGCCGGCCAATCGCAGCGATCGCCCGCGACGGGTGGCGGTGGTCAACTTTTTTGTTGACGGCACGTGCAGCGCATCGCCCGAGCCGCTGCTTGCGGGCGTCCCCGCCGTTTCGCCCGGCGAACCGCTCGCCGGGCCGTTCTTCCCGTTGCTCGCCTGA